The Vitis riparia cultivar Riparia Gloire de Montpellier isolate 1030 chromosome 3, EGFV_Vit.rip_1.0, whole genome shotgun sequence genome includes a region encoding these proteins:
- the LOC117911744 gene encoding peptidyl-prolyl cis-trans isomerase CYP21-1 isoform X1, producing MRREISILLQPRWILPILMATILLILFLSVYPRGEETAEEVPEITHRVFLDIDIDEQHIGRIVIGLYGNVVPKTAENFRALCTGEKGKGASGKKLHYKGTPFHRIISGFMIQGGDTVHGDGRGSESIYGGTFRDENFRIKHSHAGVVSMVNSGPDSNGSQFFITTVKASWLDGEHVVLGKVIQGMDIVYTIEGGAGTYNGKPRKKVIISDSGEIPKSDWEEES from the exons ATGCGTCGAGAAATTTCGATTTTGCTTCAGCCACGATGGATTCTTCCCATTCTCATGGCCACTATTTTACTCATTCTTTTCCTGTCCGTTTACCCTAGG GGGGAAGAGACGGCAGAAGAGGTGCCCGAAATTACTCACAGAGTGTTTTTGGATATCGATATCGATGAACAACATATAG GTAGAATAGTTATTGGTCTGTATGGCAATGTTGTACCAAAAACTGCTG AAAACTTCCGGGCTTTGTGCACAG GGGAGAAGGGCAAAGGTGCCAGTGGAAAAAAGCTTCATTATAAGGGGACACCATTTCATCGTATAATATCCGGATTCATGATCCAGGGTGGAGATACTGTCCATGGCGATGGGAGAGGGAGTGAGTCTATATATGGTGGCACATTTCGAGATGAGAATTTCAGGATAAAACATTCACATGCAG GTGTTGTTTCCATGGTGAATTCAGGACCTGATTCTAATGGCTCTCAGTTTTTCATCACCACAGTCAAGGCTAGCTG GTTGGATGGGGAGCATGTTGTATTGGGCAAGGTTATTCAAGGCATGGACATTGTCTACACAATAGAAGGTGGAGCTGGAACCTACAATGGAAAACCCAGGAAGAAGGTCATTATCTCAGACTCGGGCGAGATACCCAAGAGCGATTGGGAAGAAGAAAGCTGA
- the LOC117911744 gene encoding peptidyl-prolyl cis-trans isomerase CYP21-1 isoform X2, with the protein MRREISILLQPRWILPILMATILLILFLSVYPRGEETAEEVPEITHRVFLDIDIDEQHIENFRALCTGEKGKGASGKKLHYKGTPFHRIISGFMIQGGDTVHGDGRGSESIYGGTFRDENFRIKHSHAGVVSMVNSGPDSNGSQFFITTVKASWLDGEHVVLGKVIQGMDIVYTIEGGAGTYNGKPRKKVIISDSGEIPKSDWEEES; encoded by the exons ATGCGTCGAGAAATTTCGATTTTGCTTCAGCCACGATGGATTCTTCCCATTCTCATGGCCACTATTTTACTCATTCTTTTCCTGTCCGTTTACCCTAGG GGGGAAGAGACGGCAGAAGAGGTGCCCGAAATTACTCACAGAGTGTTTTTGGATATCGATATCGATGAACAACATATAG AAAACTTCCGGGCTTTGTGCACAG GGGAGAAGGGCAAAGGTGCCAGTGGAAAAAAGCTTCATTATAAGGGGACACCATTTCATCGTATAATATCCGGATTCATGATCCAGGGTGGAGATACTGTCCATGGCGATGGGAGAGGGAGTGAGTCTATATATGGTGGCACATTTCGAGATGAGAATTTCAGGATAAAACATTCACATGCAG GTGTTGTTTCCATGGTGAATTCAGGACCTGATTCTAATGGCTCTCAGTTTTTCATCACCACAGTCAAGGCTAGCTG GTTGGATGGGGAGCATGTTGTATTGGGCAAGGTTATTCAAGGCATGGACATTGTCTACACAATAGAAGGTGGAGCTGGAACCTACAATGGAAAACCCAGGAAGAAGGTCATTATCTCAGACTCGGGCGAGATACCCAAGAGCGATTGGGAAGAAGAAAGCTGA